In a genomic window of Acidimicrobiales bacterium:
- a CDS encoding Zn-dependent hydrolase produces the protein MTRDRSAALRIDGDRLMRRIEDLAAIGPIDGGGSCRLALTDDDRAGRDLVVTWMRDLGLDISIDGIGNVVGVRAGRIDGPPTMTGSHIDTVQTGGRYDGNLGVLAGLEVIETLETNAIETEHPVAVGFFTDEEGARFPPDMLGSLVYVGGMAVEEALDIEGIDGAVVGVELDRIGYRGTSPCPGPSPRAFVELHVEQGPVLEAEGVTIGAVTGVQGISWTELTITGQSNHAGTTPMALRHDPAFVAAKVTAHVRELATRMGAMGEGRQVATVGRIELNPNLINVVAASASMTVDLRNTDEALLQEAESDLACFVAEAAAAEGVTVAQRTLARFEPVAFDNRVVDTVASVATDLGHSIRRMPSGAGHDAQMLARVCPTGMVFVPSRDGISHNPAEHTDPADLVAGADVLLQTILALDQDPLDR, from the coding sequence ATGACCAGGGACCGGAGCGCTGCACTACGTATCGACGGTGACCGCCTGATGCGACGCATCGAGGACCTGGCAGCCATCGGCCCCATCGATGGTGGCGGCTCGTGCCGTCTCGCCCTGACCGACGACGATCGGGCTGGCCGAGACCTGGTCGTCACGTGGATGCGTGACCTGGGTCTGGACATCTCAATCGATGGGATTGGCAACGTGGTCGGGGTGCGGGCCGGACGGATCGATGGGCCGCCGACCATGACGGGTAGCCACATCGACACCGTCCAAACCGGCGGTCGTTACGACGGGAACCTCGGCGTGTTAGCCGGCCTGGAGGTCATCGAGACCCTTGAAACCAATGCCATCGAAACCGAGCATCCGGTGGCCGTGGGTTTCTTCACAGACGAGGAGGGCGCCCGGTTCCCGCCGGACATGCTGGGCAGCCTTGTCTACGTGGGCGGCATGGCCGTCGAGGAAGCACTCGACATCGAGGGCATCGACGGTGCCGTCGTGGGCGTGGAGCTGGATCGCATCGGCTACCGGGGCACCTCGCCGTGTCCCGGCCCATCACCCCGGGCCTTCGTAGAACTACACGTGGAACAGGGCCCGGTTCTCGAGGCCGAGGGTGTCACCATCGGAGCGGTGACCGGCGTTCAGGGCATCTCGTGGACCGAGCTGACCATCACCGGCCAGTCCAACCACGCCGGGACCACCCCCATGGCACTGCGCCACGATCCGGCCTTCGTGGCCGCCAAGGTCACAGCCCACGTGCGTGAGCTGGCCACTCGCATGGGCGCCATGGGGGAGGGTCGACAGGTGGCCACCGTGGGCCGGATCGAACTGAACCCCAACCTGATCAATGTGGTGGCCGCTTCGGCGTCCATGACCGTGGACCTTCGCAACACCGACGAGGCCCTCCTTCAGGAAGCCGAGTCCGACCTGGCCTGCTTCGTGGCCGAAGCCGCGGCGGCTGAAGGCGTGACCGTCGCCCAACGCACGCTGGCCCGCTTCGAACCGGTGGCCTTCGATAACCGGGTGGTCGACACGGTGGCCTCGGTGGCCACCGATCTGGGCCACTCGATCCGACGGATGCCGTCGGGTGCCGGCCATGACGCCCAGATGCTGGCCCGCGTGTGCCCGACCGGCATGGTCTTCGTGCCCAGCCGCGACGGGATCAGC
- the pucD gene encoding xanthine dehydrogenase subunit D: MTVVETGARTSGGPRIGENAPRPDGVPKVTGGFAFSSDLHHDRMLWGATLRSPHPAARIGGLDTSSALAIDGVHAVLTHEDVPGSPTFGLEHCDQPVLACDVVRYEGEPVAVVAADHPDTARRALAAIVVDWQPTEPLVDPALAETADPIHPDGNVIRRIHLRHGDQSAADRDDLVSVEGTYEVGMQDQAFLGPESGMAVPDDDGGVDLYVATQWLHVDRDQVAACLDLPHEKVRLTLAGVGGAFGAREDLSLHVHLCLLALRTGRPVKMSYGREESFHGHVHRHPARMWYRHHATTDGDLVRVEAHLLLDGGAYASSSSAVIANATCFAAGPYMVPSVEIEGVVVRTDNPPCGAMRGFGAVQTCFAHEAQMDRLAAALNMDPVALRLRNALEPGDRLATGQVIAGTLPVAEVIRACAGHPSGALGSDEPMARPGGAGRTADAQHVVRGEAVAVGFKNLMFSEGFDDSSAARCVLHHGVATITCACAEVGQGFVTLARQIAGEVLGVDEVVLAPVETTSIGSAGSTSASRQTWMSGGAVQMACETVRRELLAGVSTAHGVSIDDLVLADGRIVSLTGDLDLSLEGLTVEPVEAEVVHRHAPTSPLDGDGQGDAHVSFAVSAHRAIVDVDPDLGLVKVVELTTAQDVGRVLHPLQALGQLEGGAAQGVGLAVMEEVQVTNGHIRNASFTDYLIPTALDMPPLEVAALIEQPEPGAPFGAKGIGEPPSISSTAAVAAAVRDATGLALPRVPIRPSDICLGGNALTAEVIA, translated from the coding sequence ATGACGGTGGTTGAGACCGGTGCCCGGACGTCGGGCGGCCCCCGGATAGGCGAGAACGCACCCCGCCCTGACGGCGTCCCCAAGGTGACCGGCGGCTTCGCCTTTTCCAGCGACCTTCATCACGACCGGATGCTGTGGGGGGCCACGCTCCGGTCGCCGCACCCCGCGGCCCGGATCGGGGGCCTCGACACGAGTTCGGCGCTGGCCATCGACGGAGTCCATGCCGTCCTCACCCATGAGGACGTGCCCGGTAGCCCCACCTTCGGACTCGAGCATTGCGACCAGCCGGTGCTGGCCTGCGACGTGGTGCGTTACGAGGGCGAGCCGGTGGCCGTGGTGGCCGCCGACCATCCCGACACGGCGCGCCGTGCCCTAGCGGCCATTGTCGTGGACTGGCAGCCCACCGAGCCCTTGGTGGATCCGGCGCTGGCCGAGACCGCCGATCCGATCCATCCCGACGGCAACGTCATACGGCGTATCCACCTGCGTCATGGCGACCAGTCGGCCGCCGACCGTGACGACCTTGTGTCCGTCGAGGGCACCTACGAGGTGGGCATGCAGGACCAGGCATTCCTCGGCCCTGAATCCGGCATGGCCGTTCCTGACGACGACGGTGGCGTCGACCTGTACGTGGCCACCCAGTGGCTGCACGTCGATCGCGACCAGGTGGCGGCCTGCCTCGATCTGCCCCACGAGAAGGTTCGCCTGACACTGGCTGGCGTAGGCGGGGCGTTCGGTGCCCGAGAGGACCTCAGCCTCCATGTGCACCTGTGCCTGCTGGCGCTACGCACCGGGCGACCGGTGAAGATGTCCTACGGCCGCGAGGAGAGCTTCCACGGTCACGTGCATCGCCATCCAGCACGGATGTGGTACCGGCACCACGCCACGACCGACGGAGACCTCGTGCGCGTCGAGGCCCACCTCTTGCTGGACGGTGGGGCCTACGCCTCGTCCAGCAGTGCGGTGATCGCCAACGCCACCTGCTTCGCCGCCGGCCCGTACATGGTCCCATCGGTCGAGATCGAGGGTGTGGTGGTCCGCACCGACAACCCACCGTGCGGGGCCATGCGGGGCTTCGGCGCCGTCCAGACCTGCTTCGCCCACGAGGCCCAGATGGATCGGCTGGCTGCCGCGCTGAACATGGATCCCGTGGCCCTCCGGCTGCGAAACGCACTGGAACCGGGGGACCGTCTGGCCACCGGCCAGGTCATCGCCGGAACGCTCCCGGTGGCCGAGGTGATCCGGGCGTGTGCCGGCCACCCATCGGGCGCACTCGGTTCCGACGAGCCCATGGCTCGCCCCGGTGGTGCCGGACGAACCGCGGATGCCCAACATGTGGTTCGCGGCGAGGCGGTGGCCGTGGGCTTCAAGAACCTGATGTTCTCAGAGGGCTTCGACGATTCGAGTGCGGCGCGGTGCGTGCTCCACCACGGCGTGGCCACCATCACCTGTGCGTGCGCCGAGGTTGGTCAGGGATTCGTGACCCTGGCCCGTCAGATCGCCGGCGAGGTGTTGGGCGTGGACGAGGTCGTCCTAGCACCGGTCGAGACAACGTCCATCGGTTCGGCAGGCTCCACGTCGGCCAGCCGCCAGACCTGGATGTCCGGCGGGGCCGTGCAGATGGCCTGTGAGACGGTTCGCCGCGAGCTGTTGGCCGGGGTGTCCACCGCCCATGGCGTGTCGATCGACGACCTCGTGCTGGCCGATGGTCGGATCGTGTCGCTGACCGGAGACCTGGATCTCTCCCTTGAGGGGCTGACCGTCGAGCCGGTAGAGGCCGAGGTGGTCCACCGTCACGCCCCCACGTCACCACTCGATGGCGACGGGCAGGGTGACGCCCACGTCTCGTTCGCCGTCTCGGCCCACCGGGCCATCGTCGATGTCGATCCCGACCTGGGGCTCGTGAAGGTCGTCGAGCTGACCACTGCCCAGGACGTTGGCCGTGTGCTGCATCCGCTGCAAGCCCTCGGCCAACTGGAGGGGGGAGCGGCCCAGGGCGTGGGCCTAGCCGTCATGGAGGAGGTCCAGGTCACCAACGGACACATACGCAACGCCTCGTTCACCGACTACCTGATCCCCACGGCGTTGGACATGCCGCCCCTCGAGGTGGCCGCTCTGATCGAACAACCCGAGCCCGGGGCCCCGTTCGGTGCCAAGGGAATCGGTGAGCCGCCGTCCATCTCATCGACCGCAGCGGTGGCCGCGGCCGTCCGCGACGCCACCGGCCTCGCCCTGCCACGAGTACCGATCCGGCCGTCCGACATCTGCCTAGGTGGCAACGCGTTGACCGCGGAGGTCATCGCATGA
- a CDS encoding (2Fe-2S)-binding protein, translating to MTSVDGFSLSINGENRLVVDAVAGESLLFVLRERLGLAGSKNACEEGECGSCTVRLDGETVCSCLVLAEAAAGREVVTIEGLGSEGDLSDVQQAFLDAGAVQCGFCTPGLLMAVDALLDDDSKPDDLTVREAISGNLCRCTGYGRILDAVDRAAAARQAEATP from the coding sequence ATGACGAGCGTGGACGGTTTCTCCCTGTCCATCAACGGTGAAAACCGCTTGGTAGTCGATGCCGTGGCCGGCGAGAGCCTGCTGTTCGTGCTGCGCGAGCGCTTGGGTCTGGCCGGGTCCAAGAATGCGTGCGAGGAGGGTGAGTGCGGCTCGTGCACCGTTCGCCTCGACGGGGAGACGGTGTGTAGTTGCCTGGTGCTGGCTGAAGCGGCCGCCGGACGCGAGGTGGTGACCATCGAGGGCCTCGGCTCGGAAGGCGACCTCTCCGACGTGCAGCAGGCGTTCCTCGACGCCGGAGCCGTGCAGTGCGGATTCTGCACACCCGGTCTGCTGATGGCCGTCGACGCCCTACTCGATGACGATTCCAAGCCCGACGACCTCACGGTACGCGAGGCCATCTCCGGCAACCTCTGCCGCTGCACTGGCTACGGCCGGATCCTCGATGCTGTCGACCGGGCCGCCGCGGCCCGACAGGCGGAGGCCACCCCATGA
- a CDS encoding xanthine dehydrogenase family protein subunit M has protein sequence MPVTIATSIDDACASLAAHPDALVLAGGTDLMVEVNRGVRTIGHVVAVDRIPELRGWSLEGDRADVLRLGAGTTCTDLAEPALASLVPALAQAARTVGSPQIRNAATLGGNLATASPAGDTLPVLAALDAEIELQSAGGARRLPLDEFVTGVKANALIPGELITAIRVPVLDGPQEFLKVGTRNAMVIAVTSLALVVDRPGRNVRVALGSVAPVPLRAVEAEVLVAERLDFENMASPDSDLVDRFADLVADAARPIDDHRSSAAYRRHAVRVLARRAILRAFPRSAPVTA, from the coding sequence GTGCCGGTGACCATTGCGACATCCATCGACGACGCCTGCGCGTCCCTGGCTGCCCACCCCGATGCACTGGTTCTGGCCGGTGGCACCGATCTCATGGTCGAGGTGAACCGTGGGGTCCGCACGATCGGCCACGTGGTGGCCGTAGATCGGATACCTGAACTCCGGGGATGGAGCCTCGAGGGCGACCGTGCTGACGTCCTACGCCTCGGCGCCGGGACTACGTGCACCGACCTTGCCGAGCCGGCCCTCGCCTCGTTGGTGCCCGCTCTGGCCCAGGCAGCCCGCACCGTGGGCTCCCCGCAGATCCGCAACGCGGCAACCCTCGGCGGAAACTTGGCCACTGCGTCACCCGCCGGCGACACCCTGCCCGTGCTTGCCGCACTGGACGCCGAGATCGAGTTGCAGTCAGCCGGTGGAGCCCGTCGGCTGCCGCTGGACGAGTTCGTGACCGGGGTGAAGGCCAACGCCCTGATCCCCGGCGAGCTCATCACGGCCATCCGCGTGCCGGTCCTCGACGGCCCCCAGGAGTTCCTAAAGGTGGGAACCCGCAACGCCATGGTCATCGCCGTGACCTCCCTCGCCCTGGTGGTGGACCGGCCGGGCCGCAACGTCCGAGTGGCCCTCGGTTCGGTGGCTCCGGTCCCGCTGCGGGCCGTAGAAGCCGAGGTGCTAGTGGCCGAGCGGCTCGATTTCGAGAACATGGCCTCTCCGGATTCCGACCTCGTGGACCGTTTCGCCGACCTGGTGGCCGATGCCGCCCGACCCATCGACGACCACCGCAGCTCTGCGGCGTACCGACGACACGCCGTGCGCGTCCTGGCCCGCCGGGCCATCCTCCGGGCATTTCCCCGGTCCGCACCGGTGACGGCATGA
- a CDS encoding helix-turn-helix domain-containing protein, whose translation MATSDPLLDALRPVVEALRGALVPPAEADGEDVEVVWNGVVVAAVRRPDPHLDLHNALLTLIAEVEHDMGHPCAEMDRSQKQEAVALLNERGAFTLRKSVEDVAEALEVSRFTVYNYLERAEAG comes from the coding sequence GTGGCCACCTCCGACCCACTCCTGGACGCGCTTCGGCCAGTCGTCGAGGCACTCAGGGGCGCGCTGGTTCCACCGGCCGAAGCCGACGGCGAGGACGTCGAGGTCGTGTGGAATGGCGTCGTGGTTGCCGCCGTCCGCCGGCCCGACCCACACCTGGACCTACACAACGCCCTTCTCACCCTCATCGCCGAGGTCGAACACGACATGGGCCATCCGTGCGCCGAGATGGATCGCTCCCAGAAGCAGGAGGCCGTGGCGCTCCTCAACGAACGGGGAGCGTTCACCCTCCGTAAGTCCGTGGAGGACGTGGCCGAGGCGCTCGAGGTGAGCCGCTTCACCGTCTACAACTACCTGGAGCGCGCCGAAGCAGGCTAG
- a CDS encoding amidase, whose product MTSPSLPKSDAELARIDAVGLADLIRSGQLSPVEAVEATIDRIERLDGDLNAVIHEQFDQSLELAASPDLPDGPFRGVPMLIKDLWATEAGQPHHAGVQALKEAEFTGEVDSNLVARYKQAGFVIVGRTNTPELGLVATTEPHAYGPSRNPWSTDHSTGGSSGGAAAAVAAGMLPAAHASDGGGSIRIPAAMCGLVGLKPSRGRISNGPREEWSFSCQHVVSHTVRDTAAILDATAIPFAGDGVVAPDHGRPYAGCVDADPGRFRIGLMPDNHRNETHPDCEAATRRTADLLSNLGHEVVESRPEAFLHLGELKDLAWAFTVNWSVGAVVSLSILGEQLGRTVTADDVEPGTWAMAQRGEGYSGPDFSRAQSILGGWRRSMAQWWNDFDVLLTPTTAQPPARIGELTPTDDDPVRGSKRSLPYSVYTSPFNCTGQPAISLPLGSSDGLPIGVQLVGAYGREDQLLSVGGQLERAINWSAHRAPIHA is encoded by the coding sequence ATGACCAGCCCATCCCTTCCTAAGTCCGATGCAGAGTTGGCACGGATCGACGCCGTCGGCCTGGCCGACCTAATCCGCAGCGGGCAACTCTCACCGGTCGAGGCGGTGGAGGCCACCATCGACCGGATCGAACGCCTCGACGGCGATCTGAACGCGGTCATCCATGAGCAGTTCGACCAGTCCCTCGAGTTGGCGGCCTCACCCGACCTGCCCGACGGGCCGTTCCGAGGCGTACCCATGCTCATCAAGGACCTGTGGGCCACCGAGGCCGGGCAACCACACCACGCCGGAGTCCAGGCCCTCAAGGAAGCGGAATTCACCGGAGAAGTCGACTCGAATCTGGTCGCCCGCTACAAGCAGGCCGGCTTCGTCATCGTGGGCCGGACCAACACCCCTGAGCTGGGCCTCGTGGCCACCACCGAACCACATGCCTACGGGCCCAGCCGCAATCCGTGGAGCACCGACCACAGCACCGGAGGCTCGTCCGGAGGTGCAGCCGCCGCAGTGGCCGCTGGCATGCTCCCGGCCGCCCACGCCAGCGACGGGGGCGGGTCCATCCGGATCCCGGCCGCCATGTGCGGCCTGGTCGGCCTCAAGCCATCGCGGGGTCGGATCTCCAATGGTCCAAGGGAGGAGTGGTCGTTCTCGTGCCAGCACGTGGTGAGCCATACCGTCCGTGACACGGCAGCCATCCTCGACGCCACGGCCATCCCGTTCGCCGGTGATGGCGTGGTGGCTCCCGATCACGGGCGGCCTTACGCCGGATGTGTGGACGCCGACCCGGGTCGCTTCCGGATCGGCCTCATGCCCGACAACCATCGCAACGAGACCCACCCTGACTGCGAGGCGGCCACCCGCCGCACCGCCGACCTGCTCTCCAATCTGGGCCACGAGGTGGTCGAGTCCCGGCCGGAGGCCTTCCTGCACCTCGGCGAACTCAAGGATCTGGCCTGGGCCTTCACCGTCAACTGGTCGGTGGGCGCCGTGGTCAGCCTGTCCATCCTCGGCGAACAGTTGGGTCGGACCGTCACCGCCGACGACGTCGAACCCGGGACCTGGGCCATGGCCCAGCGGGGCGAGGGCTACAGCGGCCCCGACTTCTCCCGGGCCCAGTCCATTCTCGGCGGCTGGCGCCGCTCCATGGCGCAGTGGTGGAACGACTTTGACGTGTTGTTGACGCCAACCACTGCCCAGCCACCGGCCCGTATCGGCGAGCTCACGCCCACCGACGACGACCCCGTGCGAGGCTCGAAAAGATCGCTGCCCTATTCGGTGTACACGTCGCCGTTCAACTGCACCGGCCAGCCAGCCATCTCGCTGCCGCTCGGTTCATCGGACGGCCTACCCATCGGCGTCCAGTTGGTCGGCGCCTACGGCCGTGAGGACCAGTTGCTCTCCGTGGGTGGCCAGCTGGAGCGGGCCATCAACTGGTCGGCCCACCGGGCCCCCATCCATGCCTGA
- a CDS encoding phosphoribosyltransferase, producing the protein MAVEHQLKEPVREEMDWPIYGTAVRELAQMVADDGYRPDMILSIARGGLFVAGSLGYALAVKNLYVMNVEYYTGVDERLDIPVILPPYVDWVDLGDKKILIVDDVADTGHTLALVHETATEAVAEVRSAVLYQKPQSVVDCEYVWRHTDQWINFPWSTEPPVVDLQGAGTAVLDA; encoded by the coding sequence GTGGCAGTGGAGCACCAACTGAAGGAACCGGTACGCGAGGAAATGGACTGGCCGATCTACGGCACGGCGGTTCGCGAACTGGCACAGATGGTGGCCGATGATGGCTACCGGCCCGACATGATTCTGTCCATTGCCCGGGGTGGCCTCTTCGTGGCCGGCTCGCTGGGCTACGCACTGGCTGTCAAGAACCTCTACGTAATGAACGTCGAGTACTACACCGGCGTCGACGAGCGTCTCGACATTCCGGTGATTTTGCCGCCCTATGTCGACTGGGTGGACCTGGGCGACAAGAAGATCCTGATCGTCGATGATGTAGCCGACACCGGTCACACGTTGGCCCTGGTGCACGAGACGGCAACCGAAGCGGTAGCCGAGGTGCGTTCTGCAGTGCTGTACCAGAAGCCCCAGTCGGTGGTCGACTGCGAGTACGTCTGGCGCCACACTGATCAGTGGATCAACTTCCCGTGGTCGACCGAGCCTCCAGTGGTCGACCTTCAGGGCGCTGGCACCGCCGTCCTAGACGCCTGA
- a CDS encoding DNA polymerase Y family protein has protein sequence MGGSAVTSAAVRTLVVGCPDWPLVALGVASDESALVLGAGRVVAATGPARAVGVALGQRRREAQFLCPEVRVLARDEGQEARRFEAVVSALGTVTPWVEARRPGRCSFGVRGPVRLFGGESALVRHTAEVVDAAVARIGAGVPVGAATGPGCQIGMADGAFAADLAARSGGAAPEHSVIVPRGGSPAFLGPIPVGVLLPVGSSVGSADGSSDLVDVLIRLGLTTLGAFAALPVADVLARFGTDGLDAHRLASGIDDRPVGHRPAPPDLAVSMAFDPPVDRIDRVAFAARSAAEALHERLSARGMACTRVVVEAETEHGQRVSRRWRDEGVLGSVAVADRVRWQLEGWLHGPPAVRPTSGITRLVLAPDEIVPASGRQLGFWGGVSAADERAGRACARVVGLMGPGSVRIPEWRGGRDPDDRVVLTPFVEPLGEGGSVNCPGRGGKPEVEPWPGALPGPSPAAVHLEPVVIDVVDAAGAPVGVDGRSRLSAPPDRLIVPQPPVGSRPVVAPGERVVAWAGPWPVDERWWDPLRRRRRVRLQVVTADGTALLVVLTDGRWTVAATYD, from the coding sequence GTGGGCGGGTCGGCTGTGACCTCGGCCGCCGTTCGGACCCTCGTGGTGGGTTGTCCCGACTGGCCCTTGGTCGCGTTGGGGGTGGCCTCCGACGAATCGGCGCTGGTGCTCGGGGCGGGGCGGGTCGTGGCGGCCACCGGGCCGGCCCGGGCCGTCGGGGTGGCTCTGGGGCAGCGTCGACGTGAGGCTCAGTTCCTCTGCCCGGAAGTCCGGGTGCTAGCCCGTGACGAGGGCCAAGAGGCCCGGAGGTTCGAAGCTGTGGTCTCGGCCCTCGGGACGGTTACCCCGTGGGTGGAGGCCCGGCGACCTGGTCGATGTTCGTTCGGGGTCCGGGGTCCGGTCCGACTATTCGGTGGGGAGTCGGCCTTGGTGCGCCACACCGCCGAGGTGGTGGACGCCGCCGTTGCTCGGATCGGAGCAGGGGTGCCGGTGGGTGCGGCTACGGGCCCGGGGTGTCAGATCGGGATGGCCGATGGCGCATTCGCCGCTGATTTGGCGGCCCGTAGCGGTGGGGCGGCTCCGGAGCACTCGGTGATCGTTCCCCGGGGTGGGAGTCCGGCCTTCCTGGGCCCCATCCCTGTCGGGGTGCTGCTACCAGTCGGGTCGTCAGTTGGGTCGGCGGACGGGTCCTCGGACCTCGTTGACGTCCTGATCCGTCTGGGTTTGACCACCCTGGGGGCGTTCGCCGCCCTCCCGGTAGCCGATGTGCTGGCCCGATTCGGTACCGACGGCCTTGACGCCCACCGTCTGGCTTCAGGGATCGATGACCGCCCGGTGGGTCATCGTCCAGCGCCACCGGACCTGGCGGTGTCAATGGCTTTCGACCCACCGGTGGACCGAATTGACCGAGTCGCCTTTGCTGCCCGATCTGCCGCTGAGGCTCTCCACGAGCGGCTTTCGGCTCGGGGGATGGCGTGTACCCGGGTGGTGGTCGAGGCCGAGACCGAACACGGCCAAAGGGTGTCCCGCCGTTGGCGTGACGAGGGGGTGCTGGGTTCGGTCGCGGTGGCTGACAGGGTCCGGTGGCAGTTGGAGGGATGGTTGCACGGTCCTCCGGCGGTTCGCCCCACGTCGGGCATCACGCGGTTGGTGTTGGCCCCCGATGAGATCGTCCCGGCATCAGGCCGCCAGTTGGGGTTCTGGGGTGGGGTCTCGGCGGCCGATGAGCGGGCCGGGCGGGCGTGCGCCCGGGTGGTGGGGTTGATGGGTCCAGGGTCGGTGAGGATTCCGGAGTGGCGGGGCGGACGGGATCCCGACGACAGGGTGGTCCTCACGCCGTTCGTCGAACCGCTTGGGGAAGGCGGATCGGTTAACTGCCCGGGAAGGGGAGGGAAGCCGGAAGTGGAGCCCTGGCCAGGTGCCCTACCGGGACCGTCCCCGGCGGCGGTCCATCTCGAGCCGGTGGTCATCGATGTAGTGGATGCCGCAGGGGCACCGGTAGGTGTGGATGGACGAAGCAGGCTCTCGGCGCCGCCTGACCGTCTGATCGTCCCGCAGCCACCCGTTGGGTCTCGTCCGGTTGTGGCTCCGGGGGAGCGGGTCGTGGCATGGGCCGGGCCGTGGCCGGTCGACGAACGTTGGTGGGATCCCCTGCGACGCCGCCGCCGGGTCCGGCTTCAGGTGGTGACGGCCGACGGCACGGCCCTCCTGGTGGTGCTGACCGATGGCCGGTGGACGGTCGCCGCCACCTATGACTGA
- a CDS encoding RNA methyltransferase → MSEPAPEPEAQSVPVGVGPHSEPWPEDLRLDPELLARGDRRNVADRYRYWTMEAIVDDLDGHRHPFHVAIENWEHDLNIGTVVRTANAFLASGVHIVGRRRWNRRGAMVTDRYQHVHHHPTVEDLVAWAATEDLPLVGIDNLPGSVPLESTGLPERCVLVFGQEGPGLSDAVRDAASVVCSIAQYGSTRSINAGVASGIAMHAWIRDHAGLPPGNGA, encoded by the coding sequence ATGTCTGAGCCAGCCCCGGAGCCAGAGGCGCAATCGGTGCCGGTGGGCGTGGGCCCCCATTCCGAGCCATGGCCTGAAGACCTCCGCTTGGATCCCGAACTCCTGGCGAGAGGCGACCGACGCAACGTGGCCGACCGCTACCGCTACTGGACAATGGAGGCCATCGTCGACGACCTCGACGGCCATCGGCATCCGTTTCACGTGGCCATCGAGAACTGGGAACACGACCTCAACATCGGGACGGTGGTCCGCACCGCCAACGCCTTCCTGGCTTCCGGTGTGCACATCGTCGGGCGTCGCCGCTGGAACCGGCGGGGGGCGATGGTGACCGACCGTTACCAGCACGTTCACCACCACCCGACGGTCGAGGACCTGGTGGCGTGGGCGGCCACCGAGGACCTTCCCCTCGTCGGCATCGACAATCTGCCGGGATCGGTGCCGTTGGAGTCGACAGGCCTGCCGGAACGGTGCGTGCTGGTGTTCGGCCAGGAGGGCCCGGGGCTGTCCGACGCGGTGCGGGACGCGGCGTCGGTGGTCTGCTCGATCGCCCAGTACGGCTCGACGAGATCGATCAACGCCGGGGTGGCATCGGGCATCGCCATGCACGCCTGGATCCGTGATCACGCCGGGTTGCCGCCGGGAAATGGGGCTTAG
- a CDS encoding serine hydrolase domain-containing protein: protein MHDPAGLGFDPDRLQRVADFAGAFVDDGRMVGTDVLVARHGQVVLRSTAGLADREHAVPVADDNLWRIFSMTKPVTSVAIMQLIEEGRVRLRDPLSRFLPAFAEMTVFAGGTVEAPETVPAERSITIADLLTHTSGLSYSILNQHPVDELYRRAGIDALDRGGSLADRIDLLATLPLRHQPGTRWSYSMATDVLGLVVEAVDGRPFDEALHARILEPLGMVDTIFRVSDDRLGRMTSCYAFAPGSEPTLIDPGPTTGFGKVSWPSGGGGLVSTMADYHRFCAALVGGGALDGQRILGSRTVRQMFVNHLPGGAHLDEVGDPLYTPEFFAGCGFGLGFATVEDPARGRFLATRGEGSWGGMASTAFWVDPTEGIHCVFLTQLLPSSTHVSLRWDLRTLVNQALVD from the coding sequence ATGCACGACCCCGCCGGTCTGGGGTTCGATCCTGACCGGCTACAGCGGGTGGCTGACTTCGCTGGCGCCTTCGTGGACGACGGTCGCATGGTCGGTACCGACGTGCTGGTTGCCCGCCACGGGCAGGTGGTCCTGCGATCCACGGCCGGTCTGGCTGACCGCGAGCATGCCGTACCGGTCGCCGACGACAACCTGTGGCGCATCTTTTCGATGACCAAGCCCGTTACTTCGGTGGCCATCATGCAGTTGATTGAGGAGGGTCGCGTCCGCCTCCGGGACCCGCTGTCGCGGTTCCTCCCCGCCTTTGCCGAGATGACGGTGTTTGCCGGGGGGACGGTGGAGGCCCCCGAGACGGTGCCCGCCGAACGATCCATCACGATCGCCGACCTGCTCACCCACACCTCCGGCCTGAGCTACTCGATCCTCAACCAGCACCCGGTGGATGAGTTGTACCGTCGGGCCGGGATCGACGCCCTGGATCGGGGTGGCTCCCTCGCCGATCGGATCGACCTGCTGGCCACGCTGCCGCTGCGGCACCAGCCGGGGACCCGGTGGTCGTATTCGATGGCCACCGACGTTCTGGGTCTGGTCGTGGAAGCCGTCGATGGACGACCGTTCGACGAGGCGTTGCATGCCCGGATACTCGAACCGCTGGGCATGGTCGACACCATCTTCCGGGTGTCTGATGATCGGCTGGGCCGAATGACGTCGTGCTATGCGTTCGCCCCGGGTTCCGAGCCGACTCTTATCGATCCGGGCCCAACCACGGGTTTTGGCAAGGTGTCGTGGCCCAGCGGTGGGGGAGGTCTGGTATCGACCATGGCCGACTACCACCGCTTCTGCGCAGCCCTCGTCGGTGGCGGTGCACTGGATGGTCAGCGGATCTTGGGCAGTCGGACGGTCCGGCAGATGTTCGTGAACCACCTGCCGGGTGGCGCACACCTCGACGAGGTCGGCGATCCGCTCTATACACCGGAATTCTTTGCCGGCTGCGGGTTCGGCCTGGGATTCGCCACCGTGGAGGATCCGGCCCGTGGTCGGTTCCTGGCCACCCGGGGCGAGGGTTCGTGGGGTGGCATGGCCAGCACCGCCTTCTGGGTGGATCCGACCGAGGGGATCCACTGCGTGTTCCTGACCCAGTTGCTTCCGTCGTCGACCCACGTGTCGTTGCGCTGGGACCTTCGCACGCTGGTGAACCAGGCCCTCGTGGACTGA